In Kitasatospora gansuensis, a genomic segment contains:
- a CDS encoding class I SAM-dependent methyltransferase, whose translation MAATFDPSSSAARGRKDRPVGTVTRGTTNTNRLRRMDRWIAHTLGPALRSADRPPVAVDLGYGAAPWTAVELSGRLRTVRPDVRTVGIEIEPERVAAALPYAEPPLLTFRRGGFEVPLDGGERALLIRAANVLRQYEESAVAAVWERLCGRLAPGGLLVEGTCDEIGRRHVWVALGPEGPRTVTFAARLGGLERPSDLAERLPKALIHHNVPGRPVHAFLADFDRAWSAAAPYGAFGARQRWVAACRSLGGSWPLVDARGRWRQGEVTVPWSALAP comes from the coding sequence ATGGCCGCCACGTTCGATCCCTCCAGCTCCGCCGCCCGTGGGCGGAAGGACCGACCGGTCGGCACGGTCACCCGGGGCACCACCAACACCAACCGGCTGCGGCGGATGGACCGCTGGATCGCCCACACCCTCGGCCCCGCCCTGCGCTCCGCCGACCGGCCGCCGGTCGCGGTGGACCTCGGCTACGGCGCGGCGCCGTGGACGGCCGTCGAGCTGTCGGGCCGGCTGCGCACCGTCCGGCCGGACGTCCGGACGGTCGGCATCGAGATCGAGCCGGAGCGGGTCGCGGCTGCGCTGCCGTACGCCGAGCCGCCGCTGCTGACCTTCCGCCGGGGCGGGTTCGAGGTCCCGCTGGACGGCGGGGAGCGGGCACTGCTGATCCGGGCCGCCAACGTGCTGCGGCAGTACGAGGAGTCGGCGGTGGCGGCGGTCTGGGAGCGACTGTGCGGACGGCTGGCGCCCGGCGGGCTGCTGGTCGAGGGCACCTGCGACGAGATCGGGCGGCGGCACGTCTGGGTCGCGCTCGGCCCCGAGGGGCCGCGGACGGTCACCTTCGCGGCCCGGCTGGGCGGCCTGGAGCGGCCGTCCGACCTGGCCGAGCGGCTGCCGAAGGCGCTGATCCACCACAACGTGCCCGGGCGTCCGGTGCACGCCTTCCTCGCCGACTTCGACCGGGCCTGGTCGGCGGCCGCGCCGTACGGGGCGTTCGGGGCCCGGCAGCGCTGGGTGGCCGCCTGCCGGTCGCTGGGCGGGAGCTGGCCGCTGGTGGACGCGCGCGGGCGGTGGCGGCAGGGCGAGGTCACCGTGCCGTGGAGTGCGCTGGCGCCCTGA
- a CDS encoding MFS transporter, producing the protein MPHRRWLALLVILAADVMDLLDGSVLNVALPAIRADLGAGNTALQWISAGYTLAFAVVLITGARLGDIHGRKRIFQIGLAAFVVASLLCALAPSAGALVATRLLQGAAAAIMMPQVLGIIRTSFPPKEMAAAFGLVGPIMGLTAALGPAVGGILVDADLFGTGWRAVFLINLPIGLIALACTSRLVRESRAPHPVRLDLVGMLLLSVAVALVFHPLVQGTDFVRMAAALPVLGLFIAHQRRRKSSPLIELTLFRKPAFSAGLLVSVLFFCAMSGFMLVLTLFLQLGLGYSAMRAGLTTIPWALGITLGAILAAVLGERAGRPGLQVALLTCAAGAVALHFTTARYGTNVTSWQLVPALVLFGLGMGSVIGPLFGFILAGVDDHEIGSASGVLEANQQLAGAVGVAAVGSLFFHRIEVGSFTAAVQYTMIVIALLMAATATLTFLLPRSARDEDQLDELRAAQAGV; encoded by the coding sequence ATGCCCCACCGCCGATGGCTCGCCCTGCTGGTGATCCTGGCCGCCGACGTCATGGATCTGCTCGACGGGTCGGTCCTGAACGTGGCCCTGCCGGCCATCCGCGCTGACCTCGGCGCGGGCAACACCGCACTGCAGTGGATCTCCGCCGGGTACACGCTGGCGTTCGCCGTCGTCCTGATCACCGGCGCCAGGCTCGGCGACATCCACGGCCGCAAACGGATCTTCCAGATCGGCCTGGCCGCCTTCGTGGTCGCCTCGCTGCTGTGCGCACTGGCGCCGTCGGCCGGCGCGCTGGTGGCCACCCGCCTCCTGCAGGGGGCGGCGGCCGCAATCATGATGCCCCAGGTGCTCGGCATCATCAGGACCTCCTTCCCGCCCAAGGAGATGGCCGCCGCCTTCGGCCTGGTCGGCCCGATCATGGGCCTGACCGCTGCCCTCGGCCCTGCGGTCGGCGGCATCCTCGTCGACGCCGACCTGTTCGGCACCGGCTGGCGGGCCGTCTTCCTGATCAACCTGCCGATCGGGCTGATCGCCCTGGCCTGCACCTCACGCCTGGTCCGCGAGTCCCGCGCCCCGCATCCCGTACGCCTGGACCTGGTCGGGATGCTCCTGCTCTCGGTGGCCGTGGCGCTGGTCTTCCACCCCTTGGTCCAGGGGACGGACTTCGTCCGGATGGCTGCCGCCCTGCCCGTCCTGGGGCTGTTCATCGCCCATCAGCGTCGGCGGAAGAGCTCACCGCTGATCGAGCTCACGCTCTTCCGCAAGCCCGCCTTCTCCGCCGGACTGCTGGTCTCCGTCCTCTTCTTCTGCGCGATGTCGGGCTTCATGCTGGTGCTCACCCTCTTCCTGCAGCTCGGCCTCGGCTACAGCGCGATGCGGGCCGGCCTGACCACCATCCCCTGGGCCCTGGGCATCACCCTCGGCGCCATCCTGGCCGCCGTCCTGGGTGAACGCGCCGGCCGCCCCGGACTCCAGGTTGCCCTGCTGACCTGCGCGGCGGGCGCCGTCGCTCTCCACTTCACCACCGCCCGGTACGGCACGAACGTCACCTCGTGGCAGCTCGTCCCCGCCCTGGTCCTGTTCGGCCTCGGGATGGGCTCGGTGATCGGTCCGCTGTTCGGCTTCATCCTGGCCGGAGTGGACGACCACGAGATCGGCTCGGCCTCCGGCGTACTGGAGGCCAACCAGCAACTGGCCGGAGCGGTGGGCGTCGCGGCCGTCGGCAGCCTGTTCTTCCACCGCATCGAGGTGGGCTCCTTCACCGCGGCGGTGCAGTACACGATGATCGTCATCGCCCTGCTGATGGCCGCCACCGCCACCCTGACCTTCCTGCTGCCCCGCAGCGCCCGCGACGAGGACCAGCTCGACGAACTCCGCGCCGCGCAGGCGGGGGTCTGA
- a CDS encoding YbjN domain-containing protein has product MAIRTKDDALALLRTALDEAGVAWEPAATDPYTLVATLPGTRKLATPCALRVGDHTLSVNAFVVRRPDENHEAVYRWLLERNTKLFGVGYALDALGDVYLAGRLPLEGLTAEVVDRLLGTVLQGADEPFNTLLELGFATAIRREWAWRVKRGESTRNLEAFTHLAGPADERPETD; this is encoded by the coding sequence ATGGCAATCCGTACCAAGGACGACGCCCTCGCGCTGCTCCGGACCGCGCTGGACGAGGCGGGCGTGGCCTGGGAGCCCGCCGCGACCGATCCGTACACGCTGGTCGCGACGCTGCCCGGGACGCGCAAGCTGGCCACCCCGTGCGCGCTCCGGGTCGGCGACCACACCCTCTCGGTGAACGCCTTCGTGGTCCGGCGCCCGGACGAGAACCACGAGGCGGTCTACCGCTGGCTGCTGGAGCGCAACACCAAGCTGTTCGGTGTCGGGTACGCGCTCGACGCGCTCGGCGACGTCTACCTGGCGGGACGGCTGCCGCTGGAGGGGTTGACCGCCGAGGTGGTGGACCGGCTGCTCGGCACCGTGCTGCAGGGGGCCGACGAGCCCTTCAACACCCTGCTGGAGCTCGGCTTCGCGACCGCGATCCGGCGCGAGTGGGCGTGGCGGGTCAAGCGCGGCGAGTCCACCCGCAACCTCGAGGCCTTCACCCACCTGGCCGGTCCCGCCGACGAACGGCCGGAGACCGACTGA
- a CDS encoding O-acetyl-ADP-ribose deacetylase — MTRITLVEGDITEQRVDVVVNAANTSLLGGGGVDGAIHRKGGPEILAECRRLRASHYGKGLPVGRAVATTAGRLPARWVVHTVGPVHLPEEYEERAGLLASCYRESLRVAAELGARTVAFPAISTGVYRWPLEDAARIALAAVAEVTDGGSELEEVRFVLFGREAYGAFERAAEQRS, encoded by the coding sequence GTGACGCGGATCACGCTGGTCGAGGGTGACATCACGGAGCAGCGGGTGGACGTGGTGGTGAACGCCGCCAACACCTCGCTGCTGGGTGGCGGCGGGGTGGACGGCGCGATCCACCGCAAGGGCGGGCCGGAGATCCTGGCCGAGTGCCGCAGGCTGCGTGCCTCGCACTACGGCAAGGGCCTGCCGGTCGGCCGGGCCGTCGCCACGACGGCCGGCCGGCTGCCGGCCCGGTGGGTGGTGCACACGGTGGGGCCCGTCCACCTGCCGGAGGAGTACGAGGAGCGGGCCGGGCTGTTGGCGTCCTGCTATCGGGAGTCCCTTCGGGTCGCGGCGGAGCTGGGTGCGCGGACGGTGGCCTTCCCGGCGATCTCGACCGGGGTCTACCGGTGGCCGTTGGAGGACGCGGCGCGGATCGCCCTCGCGGCGGTGGCGGAGGTCACTGACGGCGGGTCGGAACTGGAGGAGGTGCGGTTCGTGCTGTTCGGCCGGGAGGCGTACGGGGCGTTCGAGCGCGCTGCGGAGCAGAGGAGCTGA
- a CDS encoding DUF4097 family beta strand repeat-containing protein, translated as MQKYDTTAPITTTLDIPAGRIHLIAADRTDTTVEIRPADATKSSDLKAAEQTTADYRDGILHITTAPAKNRILGNTGAIEVTVQLPTGSRIEAKAATAELRGVGRLGPVTFDAAHGTVKLDETATAHLALLAGDITLGRLNGPAQITTHKGDIHITEATTGTVTLRTEAGNLTVGAARGVSATLDAGTTHGRIHNALQNTDGTAALTIHATTAYGDITARSL; from the coding sequence GTGCAGAAGTACGACACCACCGCCCCGATCACCACCACCCTCGACATCCCCGCAGGCCGCATCCACCTCATCGCCGCCGACCGCACCGACACCACCGTCGAGATCCGCCCCGCCGACGCCACCAAGAGCAGCGACCTCAAGGCCGCCGAGCAGACCACCGCCGACTACCGCGACGGCATCCTGCACATCACCACCGCACCGGCCAAGAACCGCATCCTCGGCAACACCGGCGCCATCGAGGTGACCGTCCAACTGCCCACCGGCTCCCGCATCGAGGCAAAGGCCGCCACCGCCGAACTCCGCGGCGTCGGCCGCCTCGGCCCCGTCACCTTCGACGCCGCCCACGGCACCGTCAAGCTCGACGAAACCGCCACCGCCCACCTCGCCCTCCTGGCCGGCGACATCACCCTCGGCCGCCTCAACGGCCCCGCCCAGATCACCACCCACAAGGGCGACATCCACATCACCGAAGCCACCACCGGCACCGTCACCCTGCGCACCGAAGCCGGCAACCTCACCGTCGGCGCCGCCCGCGGCGTCAGCGCCACCCTCGACGCCGGCACCACCCACGGCCGCATCCACAACGCGCTCCAGAACACCGACGGCACCGCCGCCCTCACCATCCACGCCACCACCGCCTACGGCGACATCACCGCCCGCAGCCTCTGA
- a CDS encoding PP2C family protein-serine/threonine phosphatase encodes MPATGDGRAPRAAYRPGALTEVRDARAEAVEAGHHPIPHPRATAGSPDAPFRLLVIENDFTDAAFLEQLVTDSGSAIELHWAQGVASATTRLARPGSRRGRPRDVEFGCVLLDLADPADQRGPLQGLEGLRELLRHAPQTAVVVLTDAAGAELGAAAVAAGAQDFLIRHETDGPLLARALRYAVERKRADESQRRLVEAELRGQENARLQRHLLPTPLLDGAGLSFTRRYRPGRSRALLGGDFYDAVRTDDGTVHVVIGDVCGHGPDEAALGVALRIAWRSLVFAGLTGQALLTTLQHVLEHERRSDEIFATLCMLVLSPTEGGSPADGDSPAAPGQAEQARLYLAGHPSPLLLGPGGTPTLLSADQAGPALGLLHCDDPGAAWPAEELTLDPGWSLLLYTDGLVEGRVGAGSRRLGQDGLVELIGDHQAGGLTRGRLVDSAIAEVEELNGGALTDDVAVLLLERNPAPVIMG; translated from the coding sequence ATGCCCGCAACGGGAGACGGGCGGGCACCTCGTGCCGCGTACCGGCCGGGCGCCCTCACCGAAGTGCGCGACGCGCGCGCGGAGGCGGTCGAGGCTGGGCACCACCCGATACCGCACCCCCGGGCCACCGCCGGCTCCCCCGACGCCCCGTTCCGGCTGCTGGTGATCGAGAACGACTTCACCGACGCGGCCTTCCTGGAGCAGCTGGTCACCGACAGCGGCTCGGCGATCGAGCTGCACTGGGCCCAGGGCGTGGCCTCCGCCACCACCCGGCTGGCCCGACCCGGCAGCCGACGCGGCCGACCGCGCGACGTCGAGTTCGGCTGCGTCCTGCTCGACCTCGCCGACCCGGCCGACCAGCGCGGCCCGCTGCAGGGCCTGGAGGGGCTGCGCGAGCTGCTCCGACACGCCCCGCAGACCGCCGTCGTGGTGCTCACCGACGCGGCCGGCGCCGAGCTGGGCGCCGCCGCCGTGGCGGCCGGTGCCCAGGACTTCCTGATCCGGCACGAGACCGACGGCCCGCTGCTGGCCCGCGCGCTGCGCTACGCCGTGGAGCGCAAGCGGGCCGACGAGTCCCAGCGCCGGCTGGTCGAGGCCGAGCTGCGCGGCCAGGAGAACGCCCGCCTCCAGCGCCACCTGCTGCCCACCCCGCTGCTCGACGGCGCCGGGCTCTCCTTCACCCGCCGCTACCGCCCCGGCCGCAGCCGGGCGCTGCTCGGCGGCGACTTCTACGACGCCGTCCGGACGGACGACGGCACGGTCCACGTGGTGATCGGCGACGTCTGCGGCCACGGTCCGGACGAAGCCGCCCTCGGCGTCGCGCTCCGGATCGCCTGGCGCTCGCTGGTCTTCGCCGGGCTGACCGGGCAGGCCCTGCTCACCACCCTCCAGCACGTGCTGGAGCACGAGCGGCGCAGCGACGAGATCTTCGCGACGCTCTGCATGCTGGTGCTCTCCCCCACCGAGGGTGGCTCCCCCGCCGACGGTGACTCCCCGGCCGCGCCCGGCCAGGCGGAGCAGGCCAGGCTCTACCTGGCCGGGCACCCCTCACCGCTGCTGCTCGGCCCCGGCGGCACGCCCACCCTGCTCTCCGCCGACCAGGCCGGCCCGGCCCTCGGCCTGCTGCACTGCGACGACCCCGGAGCCGCCTGGCCCGCCGAGGAGCTGACCCTCGACCCGGGCTGGAGCCTGCTGCTCTACACCGACGGCCTGGTCGAGGGCCGGGTCGGCGCGGGCTCCCGCCGACTGGGCCAGGACGGGCTGGTCGAGCTGATCGGCGACCACCAGGCCGGCGGCCTGACCAGGGGCCGGCTGGTCGACAGCGCGATCGCCGAGGTCGAGGAGCTGAACGGCGGCGCACTCACCGACGACGTCGCGGTGCTGCTGCTGGAGCGCAACCCCGCCCCGGTCATCATGGGCTGA
- a CDS encoding alpha/beta fold hydrolase, with amino-acid sequence MKTTEQHAVRTTMVSTEDTALAVTDTGGSGRPVLYLNGSYADQSHWRRVISDLGGDFRHITYDERARGKSDRSADYSFEACLRDIDAVLAATGAQRPILVGWSYGAMLAVHWAARNPDRTAGVVSVDGALPHDWLDDAARAQIRTLFRRLSPIFPVARRLGMAARMSAAQHAEINIEINELCAPAELDPVLDRLAVPTRYVLATGGNLGGDPKLMEQIRANLDPVLTRNPNIQLSAKVASNHSKILRNDHLAVAQAVRGLSVASTPVSQA; translated from the coding sequence ATGAAGACCACCGAGCAGCACGCCGTCCGGACCACCATGGTGTCGACCGAGGACACCGCCCTGGCCGTGACCGACACCGGCGGCTCCGGCCGCCCCGTGCTCTACCTCAACGGCTCCTACGCCGACCAGTCGCACTGGCGCCGCGTCATCAGCGACCTCGGCGGCGACTTCCGCCACATCACCTACGACGAGCGCGCCCGCGGCAAGTCCGACCGCTCGGCCGACTACTCCTTCGAGGCCTGCCTGCGCGACATCGACGCCGTCCTGGCGGCGACCGGCGCCCAGCGGCCGATCCTGGTCGGCTGGTCCTACGGCGCGATGCTCGCCGTCCACTGGGCCGCGCGTAACCCCGACCGCACCGCAGGCGTGGTCTCCGTCGACGGCGCCCTGCCGCACGACTGGCTCGACGACGCCGCCCGCGCACAGATCCGTACGCTGTTCCGCCGGCTGAGCCCGATCTTCCCCGTCGCCCGCCGCCTCGGCATGGCCGCCCGGATGAGCGCCGCCCAGCACGCCGAGATCAACATCGAGATCAACGAGCTCTGCGCACCCGCCGAGCTCGACCCCGTCCTCGACCGCCTCGCCGTCCCCACCCGCTACGTGCTCGCCACCGGCGGCAACCTCGGCGGCGACCCCAAGCTGATGGAGCAGATCCGGGCCAACCTCGACCCGGTCCTCACCCGCAACCCCAACATCCAGCTCAGCGCCAAGGTCGCCAGCAACCACTCCAAGATCCTCCGCAACGACCACCTCGCCGTCGCGCAAGCCGTCCGCGGGCTGTCCGTTGCCTCAACTCCTGTTTCGCAGGCCTGA
- the mshA gene encoding D-inositol-3-phosphate glycosyltransferase translates to MTQHPARTALRAQLLPPTRGRLQALMGGRSRRPRRIAMLSVHTSPLHQPGTGDAGGMNVYIVELAKRLAELDIEVEVFTRAISSDDAPTVELAPGVLVRHVTAGPFEGLIKEDLPAQLCAFTHAVLRTEAGHRPGHYDLVHSHYWLSGQVGWLAAQRWGVPLVHTMHTMARVKNAALAEGDTPEPAARVIGESQVVEAADRLIANTAEEAGELAFHYAARPDQLAVVHPGVNLEVFRPGDRQAARARLGLPQDAAVLLFAGRIQPLKAPDVLLRAVAVLLEREPELRRRLVVPVVGGPSGSGLAKPESLEKLAAQLGICDVVRFHPPVGQAELAQWYRAATALVMPSYSESFGLVALEAQACGTPVVAAAVGGLPVAVRDGRTGTLVTGHDPHDWARALRPYVTDAELVHRQGAAAAAHAAAFGWETAAASTAEVYTAAMHRSGLRGGLRLA, encoded by the coding sequence GTGACTCAGCACCCTGCTCGAACGGCTCTGCGTGCCCAGCTCCTGCCCCCCACCCGGGGCCGGTTGCAGGCCCTGATGGGCGGCCGTTCCCGTCGGCCGCGCCGGATCGCGATGCTGAGCGTGCACACCTCCCCGCTGCACCAGCCGGGCACCGGCGACGCGGGCGGGATGAACGTCTACATCGTCGAGCTGGCGAAGCGGCTGGCCGAGCTCGACATCGAGGTCGAGGTGTTCACCCGGGCGATCAGCTCCGACGACGCGCCGACGGTCGAGCTGGCGCCCGGGGTGCTGGTCCGGCACGTCACGGCCGGTCCGTTCGAGGGCCTGATCAAGGAGGACCTGCCGGCCCAGCTGTGCGCCTTCACACACGCGGTGCTGCGCACCGAGGCGGGTCACCGGCCTGGCCATTACGACCTGGTGCACTCGCACTACTGGCTCTCCGGCCAGGTCGGCTGGCTGGCCGCCCAGCGCTGGGGCGTCCCGCTGGTGCACACCATGCACACCATGGCCCGGGTGAAGAACGCGGCGCTGGCCGAGGGCGACACCCCCGAGCCGGCCGCCCGGGTGATCGGCGAGAGCCAGGTGGTCGAGGCCGCCGACCGGCTGATCGCCAACACCGCCGAGGAGGCCGGCGAGCTGGCCTTCCACTACGCGGCCCGGCCGGATCAGCTGGCCGTGGTGCACCCCGGCGTCAACCTCGAGGTCTTCCGCCCCGGCGACCGCCAGGCCGCCCGGGCCCGGCTCGGCCTGCCGCAGGACGCCGCCGTGCTGCTCTTCGCGGGCCGGATACAGCCACTCAAGGCACCGGACGTGCTGCTCCGGGCGGTCGCGGTGCTGCTGGAGCGCGAGCCCGAGCTGCGCCGTCGGCTGGTCGTGCCGGTGGTCGGCGGCCCGTCCGGCAGCGGTCTGGCCAAGCCGGAGAGCCTGGAGAAGCTGGCCGCCCAGCTCGGCATCTGCGACGTGGTCCGGTTCCACCCGCCGGTCGGCCAGGCCGAGCTGGCCCAGTGGTACCGGGCCGCCACGGCCCTGGTGATGCCCTCGTACAGCGAGTCCTTCGGGCTGGTCGCGCTGGAGGCGCAGGCCTGCGGCACCCCCGTGGTGGCAGCCGCCGTCGGCGGTCTCCCGGTCGCGGTCCGGGACGGGCGGACGGGCACCCTGGTGACCGGCCACGACCCGCACGACTGGGCCCGCGCGCTGCGCCCGTACGTGACCGACGCCGAGCTGGTGCACCGTCAGGGGGCGGCCGCCGCCGCCCACGCGGCGGCGTTCGGCTGGGAGACCGCCGCGGCGAGCACCGCCGAGGTGTACACCGCGGCGATGCACCGGTCCGGGCTGCGCGGCGGCCTGCGGCTGGCCTGA
- a CDS encoding helix-turn-helix domain-containing protein yields MASLKVGSLGEYIREQRRNAQYSLRQLAEVAGVSNPYLSQIERGLRKPSAEILQQIAKALRISAETLYVQAGMLEERQGEGLELRAAILADPLISERQKQALLAVYDAFLKENQESVGEPEEAGEGQADRRTVEG; encoded by the coding sequence ATGGCTTCACTGAAGGTCGGCTCGCTCGGGGAGTACATCCGGGAGCAGCGGCGGAACGCGCAGTACTCGTTGCGCCAGCTGGCGGAGGTGGCGGGGGTCTCGAACCCCTACCTGAGCCAGATCGAGCGCGGGCTGCGGAAGCCGAGCGCGGAGATCCTGCAGCAGATCGCCAAGGCGCTGCGGATCTCGGCGGAGACGCTGTACGTGCAGGCCGGAATGCTGGAGGAGCGGCAGGGCGAGGGGCTCGAACTGCGGGCCGCGATCCTGGCCGACCCGCTGATCAGTGAGCGGCAGAAGCAGGCGCTGCTCGCGGTCTACGACGCCTTCCTGAAAGAGAATCAGGAGAGCGTCGGGGAGCCCGAGGAAGCAGGAGAGGGACAGGCCGACCGCCGGACTGTCGAGGGATAG
- a CDS encoding carbon-nitrogen hydrolase family protein encodes MAVAQSTVPEDPTDRGALRATGQEIRALMVEAAGAGARLVQFPEGAVTYPSKHVMAAGPIGELIPADWSRAAWDVLREEAESITALAGELELWTVFGSIHPLTPPNRPHNSLYVVSDRGRLVARYDKRFLSHTEVSFLYSPGQQPLVVEVDGIRFGFALCIEANFPEVFAEYERLDVDCVLLSVMVDDAPRARVAQAYGTLHNYWLGYSVPAQFSATVPSGIVAPGGRWLARCPADGRPALAVADIDLDSQDEDIDMAVRYARPWRRSARAGLYDERLPVDDPRSDVRTAF; translated from the coding sequence ATGGCGGTCGCGCAGAGCACGGTGCCGGAGGACCCCACCGATCGAGGGGCGCTGCGGGCCACCGGGCAGGAGATCCGGGCCCTGATGGTCGAGGCCGCCGGGGCGGGTGCGCGGCTGGTGCAGTTCCCCGAGGGGGCGGTCACCTACCCGAGCAAGCACGTGATGGCGGCCGGCCCGATCGGAGAGCTGATACCGGCCGACTGGAGCCGTGCCGCGTGGGACGTCCTGCGCGAGGAAGCGGAGTCGATCACCGCGCTGGCGGGGGAGCTCGAGCTGTGGACGGTGTTCGGATCGATCCACCCGCTCACCCCGCCGAACCGGCCGCACAACAGCCTCTACGTCGTCTCCGACCGGGGCCGGCTGGTCGCACGGTACGACAAGCGGTTCCTGTCGCACACCGAGGTGTCCTTCCTCTACTCCCCGGGGCAGCAGCCGCTCGTCGTCGAGGTGGACGGCATCCGGTTCGGCTTCGCGCTGTGCATCGAGGCCAACTTCCCGGAGGTGTTCGCCGAGTACGAGCGCCTGGACGTCGACTGCGTCCTGCTGTCGGTGATGGTCGACGACGCGCCCCGGGCCCGCGTCGCCCAGGCGTACGGGACGCTCCACAACTACTGGCTCGGCTACTCGGTCCCGGCGCAGTTCAGCGCCACGGTGCCGTCCGGGATCGTGGCGCCCGGCGGACGGTGGCTGGCGCGCTGTCCCGCAGACGGGCGTCCCGCCCTGGCGGTCGCGGACATCGACCTCGACTCGCAGGACGAGGACATCGACATGGCCGTTCGCTACGCCCGTCCGTGGCGCCGCTCGGCCCGGGCCGGACTCTACGACGAGCGGCTCCCGGTCGACGACCCCCGCAGCGACGTCCGCACGGCATTCTGA
- a CDS encoding DUF2516 family protein, giving the protein MLQLDYLDPFWWLAVAIVGFKVLAFVDAVTRREDAFRAADKKTKSFWLIILGLALGLDLLLGAAVFSILTLVGLVAAIVYMVDVRPAIKQLTDGRGNDSKRNMGPYGPW; this is encoded by the coding sequence ATCCTGCAGTTGGATTACCTGGATCCGTTCTGGTGGCTGGCCGTGGCGATCGTGGGCTTCAAGGTGCTCGCCTTCGTGGACGCGGTGACGCGCCGGGAGGACGCCTTCCGGGCGGCCGACAAGAAGACCAAGTCGTTCTGGCTGATCATCCTCGGGCTGGCGCTCGGGCTGGATCTGCTGCTCGGTGCGGCGGTGTTCAGCATCCTGACCCTGGTCGGGCTGGTCGCCGCGATCGTCTACATGGTCGACGTCCGGCCCGCGATCAAGCAGCTGACGGACGGTCGGGGCAATGACAGCAAGCGGAACATGGGGCCGTACGGGCCCTGGTGA
- a CDS encoding TetR/AcrR family transcriptional regulator C-terminal domain-containing protein: MKLDRTLVVDVALKLLNEVGLDGLSLRRLAQDLGVQAPALYRHFASKQELLQAMADSMLVDVMSVLDRPAPRADWADWLAARSRAVRRALLSYRDGGRLQEYARPTAEQWPGLELLLQMMEGAGFTIEDAMYAIFALGNHTLGAVIAEQTSQAPGAPGGLRIDEARFPLLARGVTLRTAGRDFDREFEYGLHLLISGLRNRS, encoded by the coding sequence ATGAAACTGGATCGCACGCTCGTGGTGGACGTCGCGCTGAAGCTCCTCAACGAGGTCGGCCTGGACGGGCTGTCGCTGCGCCGCCTGGCCCAGGATCTGGGCGTTCAGGCCCCGGCCCTCTACCGGCACTTCGCGAGCAAGCAGGAGCTGCTGCAGGCGATGGCCGACTCGATGCTCGTCGACGTCATGTCCGTCCTGGACCGGCCCGCGCCCCGCGCCGACTGGGCGGACTGGCTCGCCGCCCGCTCCCGCGCCGTCCGGCGTGCGCTGCTCTCCTACCGCGACGGCGGGCGACTGCAGGAGTACGCCAGGCCGACGGCCGAGCAGTGGCCGGGGCTCGAACTGCTGCTGCAGATGATGGAGGGCGCGGGCTTCACCATCGAGGACGCCATGTACGCGATCTTCGCCCTGGGCAACCACACCCTCGGCGCCGTCATCGCCGAGCAGACCAGCCAGGCGCCCGGGGCCCCCGGGGGGCTTCGCATCGACGAGGCCCGCTTCCCCCTGCTGGCCCGCGGGGTCACCCTGCGCACCGCGGGGCGCGACTTCGACCGCGAATTCGAGTACGGCCTGCACCTGCTGATCTCAGGCCTGCGAAACAGGAGTTGA